One window from the genome of Leptospira ryugenii encodes:
- a CDS encoding Mpo1 family 2-hydroxy fatty acid dioxygenase, which translates to MRFAKEMAFYSAYHQEKRNVWIHVLGVPTITFTLFLVLSRFNLGTFGDVSISASVPFVVGVLLYYFTLDVFFAFTASLLFGGLFLLAEYLTRSMEPSMAWTLFGIGQIVGWGSQFYGHFVFEKGRPALFDNLFQALVSAPLFVVADVYFELGFRKELKEAVENELKTKGVWKDFTKLKEATN; encoded by the coding sequence ATGAGATTTGCAAAAGAAATGGCCTTTTATTCAGCTTACCACCAAGAGAAACGAAATGTTTGGATTCATGTATTGGGTGTGCCTACGATTACCTTTACATTATTTTTAGTGTTAAGTCGCTTCAATTTGGGAACCTTCGGAGATGTGAGCATTTCTGCATCGGTCCCATTTGTTGTTGGCGTTTTGTTGTATTATTTTACCTTAGATGTTTTCTTTGCCTTCACTGCCTCCCTTTTATTTGGCGGGCTTTTTCTACTTGCGGAGTATCTAACTCGGTCCATGGAACCAAGTATGGCATGGACTTTGTTTGGAATTGGACAGATAGTAGGTTGGGGCTCTCAATTCTACGGACACTTTGTATTTGAAAAAGGTAGGCCCGCACTGTTTGATAATCTATTCCAAGCCTTGGTCTCTGCACCATTGTTTGTTGTTGCTGACGTGTATTTTGAATTGGGCTTTCGCAAAGAGCTAAAAGAGGCAGTCGAAAACGAATTAAAAACAAAAGGTGTTTGGAAGGATTTTACAAAACTTAAAGAAGCAACCAACTGA
- a CDS encoding sensor histidine kinase, translating into MLFSILWLCLTVSLGSWWMILGLRQAKTISQFATSDAQVQDVTRVSRMLKMEGTFFLILLGMGGVTLAILSYRDYKRALLITDFFSTVTHEMKTPIATLQLQVEGLLNEEPAPEVSKKLQKILKENRRIESRMDKAFYLASLMQGEGLFIESVSILSILDSLKTEFPLKIQEPFIDELVKADRKAVESIFLNLFENSLRHGKASQIIIQIEKTDQEEMLIKIQDDGIGFSGNKASLTVPFKRHSTTSGTGIGLYIAKKLMDKMSGFLKIHETHPGFSLTLGFKLS; encoded by the coding sequence ATGCTCTTTTCCATCCTCTGGCTTTGCCTCACGGTTTCCCTAGGGAGTTGGTGGATGATATTGGGTTTGCGGCAGGCCAAAACCATTTCCCAATTCGCAACTTCAGATGCGCAGGTGCAAGATGTGACGCGAGTTTCCAGGATGCTAAAAATGGAAGGCACCTTTTTCCTCATTCTCCTGGGAATGGGTGGAGTAACCTTGGCCATACTTTCTTATAGGGATTATAAGCGAGCTCTCCTCATTACTGACTTTTTTAGTACAGTCACACATGAAATGAAAACTCCTATCGCCACTTTACAGTTGCAAGTGGAAGGTCTATTAAATGAGGAGCCAGCTCCCGAAGTTTCCAAAAAGTTACAGAAAATTTTAAAGGAAAATCGACGGATCGAATCAAGAATGGACAAAGCGTTCTATCTCGCAAGTTTGATGCAAGGTGAAGGTCTTTTCATTGAATCTGTATCAATACTCTCCATTTTGGATTCTTTAAAAACTGAATTTCCGCTCAAGATCCAAGAACCTTTTATTGACGAGCTTGTTAAAGCCGATCGAAAAGCTGTTGAGTCTATTTTTTTAAATCTTTTTGAAAATTCCCTTCGCCATGGCAAAGCAAGTCAAATCATCATCCAAATAGAAAAGACAGACCAAGAGGAAATGTTAATAAAAATCCAAGATGATGGAATAGGCTTTTCCGGGAATAAGGCTAGCCTAACAGTTCCCTTCAAACGACATTCTACTACAAGTGGTACTGGTATTGGCTTGTACATTGCAAAGAAACTTATGGACAAAATGTCCGGTTTTTTGAAAATCCATGAGACACATCCTGGGTTTTCGTTAACACTCGGTTTTAAACTCTCATGA
- a CDS encoding 4-alpha-glucanotransferase: MSQIDTILKRRAGVFISLSSVLTKHSFECGDISSLIPMAEWAKSCGFSLLQILPLNDTGNGNSPYSSISAYAIDPIYISLHDLGLETSSRRERIGSHKIHPQRIREIKLKCLRDYFTKRESAKDEASKFLDRFPWAYSYVAFRVLYDLYEGKDWTEWKEEHRNFQAGKDFVFAKERETAFFYAFVQSLAFQQLSTVKSKLEEMSVFLKGDMPILTSRNSADVWESPECFQLDLKAGAPPDAFSEEGQNWGFPILNWEYLRKTDYLWWRNRVEYLEHFFHLFRIDHVIGMYRIWAIPAEESSARKGWFSPQMGASKEEFASVGLDPEEFVQRGLIRKIFGDRYIFYWDFWKEATYQNLDESVKSRLFPLSEIHLKEDEAHWREAGEDILSALDRFTQMVPCAEDLGAVPGFIRDSLQKRETLGIDVVRWTRSLENGTYIQAKDYRRNAISVLSTHDTSLSMDWWDSLTLGEKEYAHEFFFGNSLPETSEEIQLGLLKFALSTNSLFSIQMLQDLLYPSRYGIQEDPKAHRINVPGTENESNWTYRFSFHLEDLQRDFELSQTLRKLILESERL; this comes from the coding sequence TTGTCTCAAATCGATACCATATTAAAACGAAGGGCGGGAGTGTTCATCTCCCTCTCTTCGGTCCTTACCAAACATTCGTTTGAATGTGGGGATATTTCCTCTCTTATACCGATGGCCGAATGGGCTAAATCCTGTGGATTCTCTTTACTACAAATCCTACCTTTGAATGACACAGGAAATGGAAACTCTCCTTACAGTTCTATCTCTGCATATGCGATTGACCCTATTTATATTTCTCTTCACGATCTTGGATTAGAGACGAGCTCCAGGCGCGAAAGGATCGGAAGCCACAAAATCCATCCCCAAAGAATTCGCGAGATCAAACTCAAATGTCTTAGGGATTATTTTACAAAACGGGAGAGTGCTAAAGACGAAGCGAGCAAATTTTTAGATCGGTTTCCCTGGGCATATTCCTATGTTGCGTTCCGCGTTTTGTACGATTTGTACGAAGGAAAAGATTGGACTGAATGGAAAGAAGAACATCGCAATTTTCAAGCAGGTAAAGATTTTGTCTTCGCAAAGGAAAGAGAAACCGCTTTCTTTTATGCATTTGTCCAATCGCTAGCGTTTCAGCAGTTAAGCACCGTCAAGTCGAAGTTAGAGGAGATGTCTGTCTTTTTAAAAGGAGATATGCCTATCTTAACATCTCGTAATTCAGCGGATGTTTGGGAATCTCCAGAATGCTTTCAACTAGATTTAAAGGCGGGTGCACCTCCAGATGCTTTTTCCGAAGAGGGGCAAAATTGGGGATTTCCCATCCTGAACTGGGAATATCTGAGAAAGACCGATTATCTTTGGTGGAGGAACCGAGTAGAGTATTTGGAACATTTTTTCCATCTCTTTCGCATCGACCATGTGATTGGAATGTATAGAATATGGGCGATTCCCGCCGAGGAGAGTTCTGCTCGGAAGGGTTGGTTTTCTCCTCAAATGGGTGCTTCAAAAGAGGAGTTTGCAAGCGTCGGTTTAGATCCTGAAGAGTTCGTTCAGAGAGGACTCATCCGAAAGATCTTTGGAGATCGTTATATTTTTTATTGGGACTTCTGGAAAGAGGCCACCTATCAGAATTTAGATGAAAGTGTGAAGTCACGATTATTTCCTCTCAGCGAAATCCACCTAAAGGAAGATGAAGCTCATTGGAGAGAGGCGGGCGAGGACATTCTGTCCGCACTTGATCGTTTCACCCAAATGGTGCCCTGTGCAGAGGATTTGGGAGCAGTACCTGGCTTTATCCGCGATTCATTGCAAAAACGGGAAACCCTTGGCATTGATGTGGTACGGTGGACAAGGTCTTTGGAAAATGGAACGTATATCCAAGCAAAAGACTACAGGAGAAATGCGATTAGTGTCCTTTCTACACATGACACAAGCCTCTCTATGGATTGGTGGGATTCGCTAACCTTGGGAGAAAAGGAGTATGCCCATGAGTTTTTCTTTGGAAATTCTTTACCTGAGACATCCGAAGAAATCCAGCTGGGTCTTCTCAAATTTGCTCTATCCACAAATAGTCTTTTCTCTATCCAGATGCTCCAAGACCTTTTGTATCCGAGTCGGTATGGGATCCAAGAAGACCCAAAAGCCCACCGGATCAATGTGCCGGGAACGGAAAATGAAAGCAATTGGACCTATCGATTTTCTTTTCACCTCGAAGATTTACAAAGAGATTTTGAATTATCCCAAACCTTGCGAAAACTAATTTTAGAATCAGAACGTTTATAA
- a CDS encoding response regulator transcription factor, translated as MNPNILLVEDDEALGETLKEILEKEKYKVHWAKSSSEAKQLFQNTLVDIAVLDLRLPDESGFKVAEFLLKENRKIPFLFLTAQAGAQERLKGFELGAHEFIPKPFHLKEFLIRLKRVIQMSMPDFGKNWRLGKTEILLDSYAIKTDSGETVYLSKRDNSLLALLLSDPSHVFSRDEILDKIVGEDSFPTQRTIDNAIVRLRELLGESSIRNVRGVGYQWVAPLERF; from the coding sequence ATGAATCCTAATATTCTGTTAGTAGAAGATGATGAAGCACTCGGTGAAACTCTAAAAGAGATTTTAGAAAAGGAAAAATACAAAGTCCATTGGGCAAAATCAAGCAGCGAGGCAAAACAGCTTTTCCAAAATACATTGGTAGATATCGCAGTCCTTGACCTTCGGCTTCCCGATGAAAGCGGTTTTAAGGTAGCCGAGTTTCTTCTAAAAGAAAATAGAAAGATACCATTTTTATTTTTGACGGCGCAAGCAGGTGCCCAGGAACGATTGAAGGGTTTTGAATTAGGAGCCCATGAATTCATTCCCAAACCTTTTCATTTAAAAGAATTTTTGATCCGCTTAAAACGAGTCATACAAATGAGTATGCCTGACTTCGGCAAAAACTGGCGTCTGGGCAAAACCGAAATTCTACTGGATTCTTATGCAATCAAAACGGATTCAGGTGAGACAGTTTACCTTTCCAAACGCGACAATTCGCTCTTGGCATTGCTTCTTTCTGATCCTAGCCATGTATTCAGCCGAGACGAGATTTTGGACAAAATTGTGGGCGAAGATTCGTTTCCAACCCAGAGGACCATCGACAATGCCATCGTCCGCTTGCGCGAACTTCTCGGTGAGAGCTCGATCCGCAACGTGAGAGGAGTCGGTTACCAGTGGGTGGCACCTCTGGAGAGATTTTAA
- a CDS encoding class I fructose-bisphosphate aldolase, producing MNFEQISKQLGKNAEYLLGFDKPKISKDHLHLPGGDFVDRIFSPTDRPVPVLRSIEALLNHGRLAKTGYLSILPVDQGIEHSAGASFAKNPIYFDGENIIKLAIEGGCNGVATTLGVLGSVARKYAHKIPFILKINHNELLTYPNKSEQILFATVKQAFDQGCVAIGATIYFGSDDSGREIVEISKVFDMAHQLGMATILWCYVRNSAFKKDKDYHVSADLTGQANHLGVTIQADIIKQKLPENNGGYNVLNQESSYGKTDKRIYSDLTSDHPIDLTRYQVANCYMGRAGLINSGGASGENDLVDALTTAVINKRAGGMGLISGRKAFQKPMKEGVELLNAIQDVYLAKEITVA from the coding sequence TTGAACTTCGAACAAATTTCGAAACAACTCGGAAAGAATGCAGAATATCTTTTAGGTTTTGATAAACCAAAAATCTCCAAAGACCACCTCCACCTACCAGGTGGTGATTTTGTGGACCGTATCTTTTCTCCCACTGACAGACCTGTACCTGTGCTTAGAAGCATTGAAGCCCTTCTCAATCATGGAAGACTTGCAAAAACTGGCTACCTATCTATCCTACCAGTTGACCAAGGGATTGAACACTCAGCAGGAGCTTCCTTTGCAAAGAACCCTATCTATTTTGATGGCGAAAATATTATTAAGTTAGCCATTGAAGGTGGTTGCAACGGTGTAGCGACTACCTTGGGTGTGTTAGGTTCTGTAGCAAGAAAGTATGCACATAAAATTCCTTTTATCCTTAAAATCAATCACAACGAACTTTTGACCTACCCAAACAAAAGTGAGCAAATTTTATTTGCGACTGTGAAACAAGCATTTGACCAAGGTTGTGTCGCGATTGGTGCAACGATCTATTTTGGATCAGATGATTCTGGAAGAGAGATCGTAGAAATTTCTAAAGTTTTTGACATGGCCCACCAATTGGGTATGGCGACTATCCTCTGGTGCTACGTTCGAAATTCTGCTTTCAAAAAAGATAAAGACTACCATGTTTCTGCGGACTTAACAGGCCAAGCGAACCACCTAGGAGTAACCATCCAAGCAGATATCATCAAACAAAAGTTACCTGAAAATAATGGTGGCTACAATGTTTTAAACCAAGAGTCTAGCTACGGAAAAACCGACAAGAGGATTTATTCTGACCTCACTTCGGACCATCCTATTGACCTCACTCGATACCAAGTCGCAAATTGTTATATGGGAAGAGCTGGTCTCATCAACTCTGGTGGAGCTTCTGGTGAAAATGATTTGGTAGATGCACTGACAACTGCCGTCATCAACAAAAGAGCTGGTGGTATGGGTCTGATTTCGGGAAGAAAGGCATTCCAAAAACCAATGAAGGAGGGCGTTGAACTTTTAAATGCCATCCAAGATGTGTATTTAGCAAAAGAGATCACAGTCGCTTAA